From Candidatus Pedobacter colombiensis, one genomic window encodes:
- a CDS encoding M3 family oligoendopeptidase: protein MINLTIPKKIRIYIPQDLQIEWKNLEPILNELLLRPIDNVNELEQWLKDKSELEAALEEDFAWRYIRMSCDTANEELVKNFQYFATEIEPKISPIANQLNQKFNDCPFIDELDQEKYFVYIRAIRKALEIYREENVDLLTKLQVAQQKYQATTGAMSVTINGEEYTLEQASNFIKDTDRQVRQQAWETIQQRRLIDKDNLNVLFDELIVMRHQVALNAGFENYRDYMFQALGRFDYTPKDCYLFHEAIEKKVVPILKEQAEKRAELLGIESLKPWDMEVSTTGKPALKPFKNGKELIDKSIDCFNAIDPKLGQMLATMKANNLFDVESRKGKAPGGYNYPLAETGAPFIFMNSANSLRDLTTMVHEGGHAIHTFLTANLELNDFKHCPSEVAELASMSMELISMDNWSIYFDNEEDLIRAKKEQLADVLKTLPWVAVIDQFQHWIYTNPGHNSADREEAFKQIYSRFGAGFANWEGLEKEFGNVWQKQLHLFEVPFYYIEYAIAQLGAIAIWKNYKENPQKALQQYLEALSLGYTKPINEIYETAGIKFDFSLDYIEQLASFVKDELQKLG from the coding sequence ATGATCAACCTTACCATACCAAAAAAAATACGCATTTATATTCCTCAGGATCTTCAAATCGAATGGAAAAACCTGGAACCCATTTTAAACGAGCTATTGTTGCGTCCTATCGACAATGTTAATGAGTTGGAACAATGGCTTAAGGATAAAAGTGAGCTTGAGGCTGCTTTAGAGGAAGATTTTGCATGGCGGTATATCAGGATGAGCTGCGATACAGCAAACGAAGAACTGGTAAAAAACTTCCAATATTTTGCTACTGAGATTGAGCCTAAAATCTCTCCGATTGCCAATCAGCTGAATCAAAAGTTTAACGACTGTCCTTTTATTGATGAACTGGATCAGGAAAAATATTTCGTTTATATCCGTGCGATTAGAAAAGCACTGGAAATTTACAGAGAAGAAAACGTTGACCTATTAACGAAGTTACAGGTTGCACAACAAAAATACCAGGCTACAACCGGAGCAATGAGTGTAACCATCAACGGTGAGGAATACACGTTGGAGCAGGCCTCAAACTTCATTAAAGACACCGACAGACAGGTAAGACAACAAGCCTGGGAAACGATACAACAACGCCGTTTAATTGACAAAGACAATTTAAACGTACTTTTTGATGAATTGATTGTAATGCGTCATCAAGTTGCTTTAAATGCAGGTTTTGAGAACTACAGAGATTATATGTTCCAGGCTTTGGGCAGATTCGATTATACGCCTAAAGACTGTTACCTTTTTCACGAAGCCATAGAAAAAAAGGTTGTTCCTATCCTTAAAGAACAGGCTGAAAAAAGAGCTGAATTACTGGGCATTGAATCCCTTAAACCATGGGACATGGAGGTAAGCACCACAGGAAAGCCGGCATTAAAGCCATTTAAAAATGGGAAAGAGTTAATTGACAAGAGTATTGATTGTTTCAATGCTATTGATCCAAAGCTGGGCCAAATGTTAGCCACCATGAAAGCCAATAACCTTTTTGATGTGGAGAGTAGAAAAGGTAAAGCTCCTGGAGGATACAATTATCCATTGGCTGAAACCGGCGCCCCATTTATTTTTATGAATTCGGCCAATTCACTTAGGGATTTAACCACTATGGTACATGAGGGTGGGCACGCCATTCATACTTTCCTTACAGCAAACCTTGAGCTAAACGATTTTAAACATTGTCCATCTGAGGTGGCCGAACTTGCTTCAATGAGTATGGAATTGATATCCATGGACAATTGGAGTATCTATTTTGACAATGAGGAAGATCTGATTCGCGCAAAAAAAGAACAATTAGCTGATGTACTAAAAACTCTTCCCTGGGTTGCTGTAATCGATCAGTTTCAACATTGGATCTATACTAACCCGGGACACAATTCAGCTGATCGTGAAGAAGCTTTCAAACAAATATATAGCCGCTTTGGTGCTGGGTTTGCAAATTGGGAGGGTCTTGAAAAGGAATTTGGAAATGTTTGGCAAAAACAACTTCATCTTTTCGAAGTGCCATTTTATTACATAGAATACGCGATTGCGCAATTGGGCGCTATAGCTATCTGGAAAAATTATAAAGAAAATCCCCAAAAAGCATTACAACAATATTTGGAGGCCCTTTCTTTGGGTTATACCAAACCAATTAATGAAATTTACGAAACTGCAGGCATTAAATTCGACTTCAGTCTGGACTATATTGAGCAGTTAGCATCTTTTGTTAAAGATGAATTACAGAAATTAGGTTAG
- a CDS encoding SDR family NAD(P)-dependent oxidoreductase, whose translation MKTALITGATSGIGAACAHLFAAQGYNLILIARREELLTEIGKHLEDKYAIEVKRIVADIRDYENLSYHLETLPAQWKKVDVLINNAGLSQGLDPIHKGSITDWDTMIDTNIKGLLYSTKIVSNWMVNEKSGHIINIGSIAGKEVYPNGNVYCATKHAVDALSKSMRIDLLTYGIKVTAIQPGMVETEFSKVRFKGDEGRAKKVYDGLEPLVANDIAEAIWFVVSRPPHVNINDMLIMPTAQATGTIIDRK comes from the coding sequence ATGAAAACGGCATTAATTACGGGAGCAACATCGGGCATAGGAGCCGCATGTGCACATTTATTCGCAGCTCAAGGTTATAATTTAATATTAATAGCCAGAAGAGAGGAACTATTGACTGAGATAGGGAAGCATCTGGAAGATAAATATGCAATCGAAGTAAAAAGGATCGTAGCAGATATCAGGGATTATGAAAACCTGTCTTATCATTTGGAAACCTTACCGGCGCAATGGAAAAAGGTAGATGTATTGATCAACAATGCAGGGCTGAGCCAAGGTTTAGACCCTATTCATAAAGGAAGCATTACAGATTGGGATACGATGATTGATACCAATATCAAGGGTTTGCTTTATTCCACTAAAATTGTATCCAATTGGATGGTTAACGAAAAAAGTGGACATATCATTAATATAGGTTCCATTGCGGGAAAGGAAGTTTATCCCAACGGCAATGTATATTGTGCAACAAAACATGCTGTTGATGCCTTGAGTAAAAGCATGCGAATAGATTTGTTAACTTATGGTATAAAAGTTACTGCAATTCAGCCCGGGATGGTAGAAACAGAATTTTCTAAAGTCCGCTTTAAAGGTGACGAAGGCAGAGCCAAAAAAGTGTATGATGGTCTGGAACCATTGGTCGCTAATGATATAGCCGAAGCGATCTGGTTTGTAGTAAGCAGACCCCCACATGTAAATATCAATGATATGCTGATTATGCCGACAGCACAGGCAACAGGTACTATAATAGATAGGAAATAA
- the ubiE gene encoding bifunctional demethylmenaquinone methyltransferase/2-methoxy-6-polyprenyl-1,4-benzoquinol methylase UbiE, with protein sequence MNENITPYQSQDATKKEQVATMFNNISGTYDFLNHFLSLGIDILWRKKAIKELKAIKPRIMLDVATGTGDFAFEAINILKPEKIIGVDISEGMLNVARKKISERNLQHIFSVQMGDSEGLHFPDDHFDAITVAFGVRNYQNLEKGLADMYRVLKPEGKIVILEFSKPRAFPIKQGYNFYAQQVLPFFGKVFSKDRRAYTYLPESVAAFPDGADFIKLMDKVGFKKSKDIRLTFGISAIYTGVK encoded by the coding sequence ATGAACGAAAACATTACACCATACCAATCTCAAGATGCTACTAAGAAAGAACAAGTAGCCACAATGTTTAATAATATATCAGGGACTTATGATTTTTTAAATCATTTTCTTTCGCTGGGGATTGATATTTTATGGAGAAAAAAAGCCATTAAGGAGCTTAAAGCTATAAAACCTCGGATTATGCTTGATGTGGCTACAGGAACAGGCGATTTTGCTTTTGAAGCCATTAATATCTTGAAACCCGAAAAAATAATAGGGGTAGATATATCTGAAGGGATGTTAAATGTTGCAAGAAAAAAGATTAGTGAGCGGAATCTGCAACATATTTTCTCGGTTCAAATGGGAGATTCAGAAGGTTTGCATTTCCCGGATGATCATTTTGACGCCATAACCGTAGCCTTTGGTGTAAGGAATTATCAGAACCTGGAAAAAGGACTTGCCGACATGTATAGAGTGTTAAAGCCGGAAGGAAAAATTGTGATTCTGGAGTTTTCTAAACCTAGAGCATTTCCAATAAAACAAGGCTATAATTTCTATGCGCAACAGGTTCTTCCTTTTTTTGGCAAGGTTTTTTCTAAAGATAGGCGCGCCTATACTTATTTGCCGGAATCTGTAGCTGCATTTCCGGATGGAGCGGATTTTATTAAATTAATGGATAAGGTAGGTTTTAAAAAGAGTAAAGATATTCGTTTGACTTTTGGAATAAGTGCAATATATACAGGTGTTAAATAA
- a CDS encoding glycoside hydrolase family 30 protein — protein MLLATLETMPALAQTSTIYTTANHTDLRLTPSGSLIFKELKQPLETQVCVFVDPQTKFQSVTGIGGTITDATAETYAALSKDAQKEFLSAYYDKDKGIGYTMARTTIHSSDFSSESYTYVKDNDALLESFSLAHDQKYRIPLIKQCIVTAGGKLPMFVSPWSPPAFMKSNHDMLRGGKLLPEYRSAWANYFVKFIKAYEGQGIPVWGLTVQNEPMATQKWESCIFTAEEERDFIKGYLGPTLHKSGLASKKLIAWDHNRDQIYQRASVILKDPEASKYVWGIGYHWYETWTGSDMLFNNVKLVHEAFPDKQLMLTEGCVEKFNLDSVSRWDLGERYGYSLINDFNSGVTAWTDWNMLLDDKGGPNHVGNFCFAPLHADTKTGKLIYTNSYYYLGHFSKFVRPGARRVASSSNRDKLITTAFMNTDGKLAVIVMNKTSDKIPYYLWMDGKAAETTSLPHSISTFIIQ, from the coding sequence ATGTTGCTTGCCACTCTGGAAACAATGCCGGCTTTGGCCCAGACTTCAACTATTTATACTACGGCCAACCACACAGATCTGAGACTTACACCTTCCGGATCACTTATTTTTAAAGAATTAAAGCAACCACTGGAAACCCAGGTGTGCGTGTTTGTAGATCCACAAACTAAATTCCAATCTGTTACCGGGATCGGTGGGACCATTACCGACGCAACGGCCGAAACCTATGCCGCGCTGTCGAAAGATGCTCAAAAGGAATTTTTAAGTGCTTATTATGATAAAGATAAAGGTATAGGATATACTATGGCCAGAACCACAATCCATAGCAGTGATTTCTCGAGCGAGAGCTATACCTATGTGAAGGACAATGATGCTTTGCTTGAATCATTTAGTCTGGCACATGACCAGAAGTATAGAATTCCACTCATCAAACAATGCATTGTAACTGCGGGTGGAAAACTTCCAATGTTTGTAAGTCCCTGGAGCCCGCCGGCATTCATGAAGAGTAATCATGATATGTTGCGGGGCGGTAAATTATTGCCTGAGTACAGGTCGGCTTGGGCCAATTATTTTGTTAAATTCATAAAAGCTTACGAAGGTCAGGGCATTCCGGTATGGGGACTAACCGTTCAAAATGAGCCGATGGCTACGCAAAAATGGGAATCCTGTATTTTTACTGCCGAGGAAGAGCGCGATTTTATCAAGGGATATTTAGGGCCAACCCTTCATAAAAGCGGCTTAGCTAGTAAAAAGCTGATTGCCTGGGACCATAACAGAGATCAGATATACCAGCGGGCAAGCGTTATCCTCAAAGATCCTGAAGCATCAAAGTATGTCTGGGGGATAGGATATCACTGGTACGAAACCTGGACAGGCAGCGATATGCTCTTTAACAATGTAAAGCTAGTTCATGAAGCATTTCCAGACAAACAGCTGATGCTTACTGAGGGCTGTGTAGAGAAATTCAATTTGGACAGCGTTTCAAGATGGGACCTTGGAGAACGTTATGGTTATTCCTTAATCAATGATTTTAACAGCGGTGTCACTGCCTGGACAGACTGGAATATGCTTTTAGATGATAAAGGTGGGCCCAACCATGTTGGTAATTTTTGCTTTGCCCCACTTCATGCAGATACTAAGACCGGCAAACTGATCTATACCAATTCTTACTACTACCTGGGACATTTTTCGAAATTCGTAAGACCAGGTGCCCGTAGGGTAGCCAGCTCCTCAAACAGAGATAAGTTAATCACTACGGCTTTTATGAATACCGATGGAAAGCTTGCCGTAATTGTTATGAATAAAACCAGCGATAAGATCCCCTATTATTTATGGATGGATGGTAAAGCTGCCGAAACTACCAGTCTGCCACATTCCATTTCTACATTCATCATCCAATAA
- a CDS encoding alpha/beta hydrolase, producing MTYEVIDEGGFKYIEAGKGETLVLLHGLMGELSNWEPVIDHFKDNYHILVPILPIYELPILTLGVRSLSKYVNKFLKHKKVNQVVLIGNSLGGHVGLVFTLAHQESVKALVLTGSSGLYENAFGGSFPRRESYDYIREKVEFTFYDPVTATDSLVDEVYKTVNDRSRVIRILALAKSAIRHNMSKDLSRITIPVSLIWGKQDKVTPPEVAEEFHELLPNSELNWVDKCGHAPMMERPAIFNEYLGTFLNRILLK from the coding sequence ATGACATACGAAGTAATAGACGAAGGTGGGTTTAAATATATAGAAGCCGGAAAAGGTGAAACCCTGGTATTACTTCATGGTTTAATGGGAGAGCTGAGCAATTGGGAGCCGGTAATTGATCATTTTAAAGACAATTATCACATCCTGGTGCCAATTTTGCCAATTTATGAACTTCCAATTTTAACTCTTGGTGTGAGAAGTTTGTCTAAATACGTAAATAAGTTTTTAAAACATAAAAAAGTTAACCAGGTTGTTTTAATAGGCAACTCACTTGGTGGGCATGTTGGGCTTGTATTTACACTGGCGCATCAGGAAAGTGTAAAAGCACTTGTACTTACAGGTAGTTCAGGTTTATATGAAAATGCTTTTGGAGGTTCTTTTCCAAGGAGAGAAAGCTATGATTACATTCGTGAGAAAGTAGAATTCACTTTTTACGATCCGGTTACAGCTACCGACTCATTGGTTGATGAAGTTTATAAGACTGTAAATGATCGCTCAAGGGTAATTCGTATTCTAGCGCTGGCAAAGTCTGCAATAAGACATAACATGTCTAAAGATCTTTCCAGAATCACTATCCCTGTTTCTTTGATCTGGGGAAAACAAGATAAAGTAACACCTCCGGAAGTAGCAGAAGAATTTCATGAACTTTTGCCAAACTCTGAATTGAACTGGGTTGATAAATGTGGACATGCCCCAATGATGGAACGCCCAGCTATTTTTAATGAATATCTAGGTACATTTTTAAATAGAATTTTACTTAAATAA
- a CDS encoding outer membrane beta-barrel protein: MLNKIRPFLLFLCCLAVNTVHAQNWGGGVDDDNLHFGFTFQYLASEFKILKKDTWQQPFINPETGMPVSRTLRAISSVSSPGFGIGFVVNKRLGENADLRLTPTLVFNDRLAYYDFEGEETPMERKVQSTMIDLPLGIKIKSDRRNNFRAYVLGGAKYSMDIASKKRNNDAPNAPMDKFLKNVKNFLSYEAGFGCDLYFEYFKMSPEIKLSYSLNNILKNDPSPYSAPIDRLMLRHVTFSLFFE; encoded by the coding sequence GTGTTAAATAAAATTAGACCATTTCTGCTGTTTTTGTGCTGCTTAGCTGTAAATACGGTTCATGCTCAGAATTGGGGTGGAGGGGTAGATGATGATAACCTGCATTTTGGCTTTACATTTCAATATCTGGCCTCAGAGTTTAAGATCCTAAAAAAGGATACCTGGCAACAGCCGTTTATTAATCCTGAAACCGGAATGCCGGTGTCGCGAACTCTAAGAGCAATCTCATCAGTATCCTCTCCAGGCTTTGGAATTGGATTTGTCGTGAACAAACGCTTGGGTGAAAATGCTGATTTAAGACTTACACCAACACTCGTCTTTAACGACCGCCTGGCTTATTATGATTTTGAAGGGGAGGAAACCCCAATGGAAAGAAAGGTGCAATCTACTATGATCGACCTGCCACTTGGGATTAAAATAAAATCAGATAGAAGAAATAATTTCAGGGCTTATGTCCTGGGCGGGGCAAAGTATTCAATGGATATCGCATCTAAAAAAAGAAACAATGATGCGCCAAATGCACCGATGGACAAATTCTTAAAGAATGTAAAGAATTTTTTGTCTTATGAAGCCGGCTTTGGGTGCGATCTGTATTTTGAATATTTTAAGATGTCACCAGAGATAAAGCTTTCCTATTCTTTGAATAATATTTTGAAAAATGATCCAAGTCCCTATTCGGCACCTATCGATAGGCTAATGTTACGTCATGTTACTTTCAGTTTATTTTTTGAGTAA
- a CDS encoding GatB/YqeY domain-containing protein, whose product MISNTIDQEIKQAMLAKDQARLRGLRAIKAALLLAKTEKGTAEEITEETELKLLQKLVKQRKESADIYKQQGREDLSIVEEEEIAVISGFMPKQLDEAEIEQIIIKIIKDSGAASVKDMGKVMGLANKELAGKADGKLIAELVKKQLA is encoded by the coding sequence ATGATATCAAATACAATAGACCAGGAAATAAAACAAGCCATGCTGGCTAAGGATCAGGCTAGGTTAAGAGGTTTAAGAGCTATAAAAGCGGCCCTGTTATTGGCAAAAACTGAAAAAGGAACAGCTGAGGAAATTACGGAAGAAACCGAACTTAAACTTTTGCAAAAGCTGGTTAAACAAAGAAAGGAATCTGCTGATATTTACAAGCAACAAGGTAGGGAAGATTTAAGTATCGTTGAAGAAGAAGAAATAGCAGTAATCAGTGGGTTTATGCCTAAGCAACTAGACGAGGCAGAAATTGAACAGATCATTATAAAGATAATTAAAGATTCGGGCGCAGCTTCTGTTAAAGATATGGGCAAGGTGATGGGATTGGCAAATAAAGAGCTGGCTGGCAAGGCTGATGGTAAACTTATTGCAGAGCTTGTGAAAAAGCAATTGGCATAA
- the ubiA gene encoding putative 4-hydroxybenzoate polyprenyltransferase: MKKYFSLVLFAHSIFALPFAMIGFFLGVTTTENPFNWLKLVLVLLCMVFARNAAMAFNRYLDRNIDAKNPRTQMRDIPAGKVSANEALIFVIINCILFIIITAFINSLCFYLSPVALFVVLFYSFTKRFTVLCHLVLGLGLSLAPIGAYIAVTGVFNLVPVLYSFAVLFWVSGFDIIYALQDEDFDKGEKLHSIPAALGIKNALNLSVGLHILSATCVILPAFFTTFSWVYYIGVVFFCFMLIYQHLLVKPNDISKVNRAFATTNGFASVVFAICFLLDAFLRTHYNF, encoded by the coding sequence ATGAAGAAGTATTTTTCTTTGGTATTGTTTGCGCATTCTATTTTTGCGCTACCTTTTGCAATGATTGGTTTTTTTCTTGGCGTAACAACTACAGAAAACCCTTTTAACTGGCTTAAACTAGTACTTGTTTTATTGTGTATGGTGTTTGCCCGCAATGCAGCCATGGCTTTTAACAGATATTTAGACAGAAATATAGATGCTAAAAATCCGCGTACGCAAATGCGGGATATTCCGGCTGGAAAGGTATCAGCGAATGAGGCCCTTATATTTGTGATTATCAATTGTATCCTATTTATCATCATTACTGCCTTTATCAATAGCCTTTGTTTTTATCTTTCGCCTGTAGCTTTATTTGTCGTCTTATTTTACAGTTTTACGAAAAGATTTACAGTACTGTGTCACCTTGTTTTAGGCTTAGGTCTTTCCTTAGCCCCGATTGGTGCGTATATTGCTGTAACCGGCGTGTTTAATCTTGTTCCTGTTCTTTACTCCTTTGCAGTATTGTTTTGGGTTAGTGGCTTTGATATTATCTATGCCTTGCAGGATGAAGATTTTGACAAAGGCGAAAAGCTACATTCCATTCCGGCGGCTTTAGGAATTAAAAATGCATTAAACCTATCCGTAGGCTTACATATTTTATCGGCAACATGCGTCATATTACCGGCATTCTTTACTACTTTTAGTTGGGTATATTACATTGGAGTAGTCTTTTTTTGTTTCATGTTAATTTATCAGCATTTGTTGGTAAAGCCTAATGACATTAGTAAAGTAAATAGAGCATTTGCTACAACTAATGGCTTTGCCTCAGTTGTTTTTGCAATTTGCTTTTTATTGGATGCCTTTTTAAGAACTCATTATAATTTTTAG
- a CDS encoding amino acid permease translates to MFEKLFRKKSIDKILADAEKGYGDHEASLNKTLSVRDLTAFGIAAIIGAGIFSTIGKASADGGPAVIFLFIFTALACSFAAFAYAEFASMVPVSGSAYTYSYVAFGELVAWIIGWSLIMEYAIGNITVAISWSDYFTGLLSSIKIPALNINGINLPDWMTMDYLTAYNGHKHADALISAGKSYANLDNATRIANNAWITAPKIGSFHLVADLPALGIIIFITWLVYKGMKESRNASNAMVIVKLSVILLVLAVGVFYVDTKNWDPFAPNGVSGVLKGVSAVFFAYIGFDAISTTAEECKNPQRDLPRGMMWAIIICTILYVAIALVLTGIVNYSLLAVGDPLAFVFDQINLKLMSGIIAVSAVFAMASVLLVFQMGQPRIWMSMSRDGLLPKSFSKIHPKYKTPSFATIVVGFVVAVPSLFMNLTIVTDLCSIGTLFAFVLVCAGVLVLQNKPDIKRGKFKIPYANSKYIIPVVFIGLLVMGFTLYKKETSAFILNTPTINSPLKIITSLNDAERIVIKQEIAAAQAKVTPIETSVDAEAYFNKLTEQQYQDFIDKSAIDNAKKYETGWDLFKHKIPMWIFFFLSIAITYFCITKNLSLIPVLGLLSCLYMMCELGISNWIGFGIWLIVGLVVYFLYGYKHSKLSVENNPQ, encoded by the coding sequence ATGTTTGAAAAACTGTTCAGAAAAAAGTCTATTGACAAAATATTAGCGGACGCTGAAAAAGGATATGGTGATCATGAGGCTTCCCTAAACAAAACCCTTAGTGTTAGAGATCTGACTGCTTTTGGTATTGCGGCTATTATAGGTGCAGGTATTTTTAGTACAATTGGTAAAGCAAGTGCTGATGGTGGTCCGGCGGTAATTTTTCTATTTATTTTCACAGCTCTTGCCTGTAGTTTTGCTGCTTTTGCCTATGCTGAATTTGCTTCCATGGTGCCGGTTTCCGGAAGTGCTTATACTTATTCGTATGTCGCATTTGGTGAATTGGTTGCCTGGATCATTGGCTGGTCGCTTATCATGGAATATGCCATAGGGAACATTACAGTAGCCATTTCCTGGTCTGATTATTTTACGGGACTCCTCTCCTCTATAAAAATTCCTGCTTTAAATATTAATGGCATTAATCTGCCTGACTGGATGACCATGGACTACCTTACTGCCTATAATGGTCATAAACATGCAGATGCACTTATCAGTGCCGGTAAAAGCTATGCTAACCTTGATAATGCAACCAGAATAGCTAACAACGCCTGGATTACGGCTCCAAAAATTGGCAGCTTTCATCTTGTCGCTGACTTACCTGCTTTAGGGATCATTATATTCATCACCTGGCTGGTTTACAAGGGGATGAAAGAATCCAGAAATGCAAGTAATGCCATGGTTATTGTAAAGCTTTCGGTGATTTTACTGGTTCTTGCAGTTGGCGTATTTTATGTAGACACAAAAAATTGGGACCCTTTTGCTCCTAATGGAGTATCTGGTGTGTTAAAAGGTGTTTCTGCTGTATTTTTTGCTTACATCGGTTTTGACGCAATATCTACCACTGCCGAAGAATGTAAAAACCCGCAGCGTGATTTGCCACGTGGAATGATGTGGGCCATTATTATATGTACTATATTATATGTAGCCATTGCACTGGTGCTTACAGGTATTGTTAACTATAGCCTCCTGGCTGTTGGCGACCCTTTGGCCTTTGTATTTGATCAGATCAACTTAAAGCTCATGAGCGGCATCATAGCCGTTAGTGCTGTTTTTGCGATGGCTAGTGTACTGCTTGTCTTTCAAATGGGACAACCCAGGATATGGATGAGCATGAGTCGTGACGGCTTATTGCCCAAATCATTTTCTAAAATTCATCCTAAATACAAAACTCCTTCTTTTGCTACTATAGTGGTTGGCTTTGTCGTTGCGGTTCCTTCTTTGTTTATGAACCTGACCATAGTCACTGATTTGTGTTCGATCGGAACCTTATTTGCATTTGTGCTGGTATGTGCCGGGGTATTGGTTTTACAAAATAAACCGGATATAAAAAGGGGGAAATTCAAAATACCTTATGCCAATTCTAAGTATATTATACCCGTTGTATTTATTGGCTTATTGGTAATGGGTTTTACTTTGTATAAAAAAGAGACCTCTGCTTTTATCTTGAATACACCGACGATAAATAGCCCATTAAAGATCATTACTTCATTAAACGATGCCGAACGTATTGTGATCAAACAGGAGATCGCTGCTGCACAGGCAAAAGTTACACCTATTGAAACCAGCGTAGATGCTGAAGCTTACTTCAATAAGCTTACAGAACAGCAATATCAGGATTTTATTGACAAATCGGCTATCGACAATGCTAAAAAATATGAGACTGGCTGGGATCTATTCAAACATAAAATCCCGATGTGGATCTTCTTCTTTCTTAGTATTGCAATAACCTATTTCTGCATTACAAAGAACCTATCTCTTATACCTGTTCTTGGCTTACTAAGCTGTTTATATATGATGTGCGAGCTCGGTATTTCTAACTGGATTGGTTTTGGTATTTGGCTGATTGTTGGTTTAGTAGTTTACTTTTTATACGGATACAAACACAGTAAACTAAGTGTAGAAAATAATCCCCAATAG
- the yihA gene encoding ribosome biogenesis GTP-binding protein YihA/YsxC — MIIKSATFICSNTKVSALPIANMPEYAFIGRSNVGKSSLINMLVNQHGLAKTSQKPGKTQLINHFLVNEKWYIVDLPGYGYAKVSKNSREKWEKFIRNYITKRESLQCVFVLIDSRLEPQKIDLEFCCWMGEIQIPFALIFTKADKQSTVKTDQNVALFKKALGGWFEEIPPYFITSAEKGIGRDKVLDFISQVNLDFVMPILSPNEDY, encoded by the coding sequence ATGATTATAAAATCAGCAACATTTATTTGTAGTAACACAAAGGTTTCGGCGCTGCCTATTGCCAATATGCCCGAATACGCATTTATCGGTCGATCTAACGTAGGTAAATCATCATTGATCAACATGTTGGTAAACCAGCATGGCCTGGCAAAAACCTCCCAAAAGCCTGGTAAAACCCAGCTTATCAATCATTTTTTAGTCAATGAGAAATGGTATATCGTCGATTTACCAGGTTATGGATACGCCAAGGTATCTAAGAACAGTCGAGAAAAATGGGAAAAGTTTATTCGTAACTACATTACGAAAAGAGAAAGTCTGCAATGTGTATTTGTATTGATAGACAGCAGATTGGAACCCCAAAAAATTGACCTTGAGTTTTGCTGCTGGATGGGCGAAATCCAAATTCCTTTTGCATTGATCTTTACAAAGGCAGACAAACAGTCTACTGTAAAAACTGATCAGAATGTTGCATTATTCAAAAAAGCACTGGGTGGATGGTTTGAAGAAATTCCTCCTTATTTTATAACTTCTGCAGAAAAGGGGATTGGAAGGGATAAAGTTTTAGATTTTATCAGTCAGGTAAATCTCGATTTTGTGATGCCAATCTTATCACCTAATGAAGATTATTAA